A region of Lycium barbarum isolate Lr01 chromosome 1, ASM1917538v2, whole genome shotgun sequence DNA encodes the following proteins:
- the LOC132604409 gene encoding arogenate dehydratase 1, translating to MHSITPSSGITLKSLIRKTPPPGQTNRFNPVRFFIQCGYRVDSANTNTSTVAINNFAGHVGASRADWQSSCAILASKVVSQQQDTEKTGEITVVNGHKTLDLVPIDNNLPKPLTITDLSPAPMHGSTLRVAYQGVPGAYSEAAAGKAYPNCEAIPCDQFEVAFQAVELWIADRAVLPVENSLGGSIHRNYDLLLRHRLHIVGEVQLPVHHCLLALPGVRKEYLTRVISHPQALAQCELTLTNLGLNVAREAVDDTAGAAEYIAANNLRDTAAIASARAAELYGLQILEEGIQDDSSNVTRFVMLAREPIIPRTDRPFKTSIVFAHDKGTSVLFKVLSAFAFRNISLTKIESRPHRNRPIRLVDDANVGTAKHFEYMFYVDFEASMADVRAQNALAEVQEFTSFLRVLGSYPMDMTPWCPSREE from the coding sequence atgcattccatTACTCCGTCATCTGGTATAACTCTCAAATCCTTAATCCGGAAAACACCGCCACCGGGTCAAACCAACCGGTTCAACCCGGTTCGATTCTTTATCCAATGCGGTTACCGGGTTGACTCAGCCAATACTAACACGAGTACTGTGGCGATTAACAACTTCGCCGGCCACGTCGGCGCGTCACGAGCAGATTGGCAAAGCTCTTGCGCTATTCTAGCGAGCAAAGTTGTTTCACAACAACAGGATACTGAGAAAACTGGTGAAATCACTGTTGTGAACGGTCACAAAACTCTAGATCTCGTTCCTATCGATAATAATCTACCTAAACCGCTCACAATTACTGATCTATCCCCTGCTCCTATGCACGGTTCAACGCTGCGCGTGGCTTACCAAGGCGTACCTGGCGCGTACAGTGAAGCTGCTGCCGGAAAAGCTTATCCGAATTGTGAAGCTATTCCTTGCGATCAATTTGAAGTTGCGTTTCAAGCTGTAGAGCTTTGGATCGCAGATCGTGCAGTACTTCCTGTTGAGAATTCTCTCGGAGGTTCAATTCATCGTAATTACGATCTGCTTCTCCGTCATCGTCTCCACATAGTCGGTGAAGTTCAACTTCCCGTTCATCACTGTCTGTTAGCACTTCCAGGTGTTCGTAAAGAGTATTTAACAAGAGTTATAAGTCATCCACAAGCTTTAGCTCAGTGTGAACTCACTCTCACAAACCTCGGCTTAAACGTAGCGCGTGAAGCAGTTGACGATACCGCCGGAGCAGCAGAATACATCGCCGCCAACAATTTACGCGATACAGCCGCGATTGCATCCGCACGCGCCGCAGAATTATACGGTTTACAGATCTTAGAGGAAGGAATTCAGGATGATTCAAGTAACGTGACGCGCTTCGTGATGTTAGCGCGTGAACCGATAATTCCACGAACTGATCGTCCGTTCAAAACAAGCATTGTTTTCGCACACGATAAAGGAACGAGCGTGCTGTTCAAAGTGTTATCAGCTTTTGCGTTTCGAAATATCAGCTTAACGAAGATCGAGTCGAGGCCACATCGTAACCGTCCGATTAGGTTGGTTGATGATGCAAATGTGGGGACTGCAAAGCATTTTGAATACATGTTTTATGTGGATTTTGAAGCGTCAATGGCGGATGTAAGGGCACAAAATGCATTGGCTGAAGTTCAGGAATTTACGTCTTTCTTGAGGGTATTGGGTAGTTATCCTATGGACATGACTCCATGGTGTCCTTCTAGGGAAGAGTAA
- the LOC132604417 gene encoding putative phytosulfokines 6 translates to MKQSICFLVYLIFLFVLLSPASSSHFLSTSEVLKEEVKINGKVSLPYSLDQMETTDSLNKLMGLEECEDEDGECFKRRVLAEAHLDYIYTQHHNHP, encoded by the exons ATGAAGCAAAGCATATGTTTTCTTGTATATCTGATCTTCCTATTTGTTTTGCTTTCACCAGCATCATCTTCCCATTTCTTATCAACCAGTGAAG TACTCAAAGAGGAGGTAAAGATCAATGGAAAAGTGAGCCTTCCATATTCACTTGACCAGATGGAAACCACCGATTCATTAAAT AAGCTGATGGGGTTGGAGGAATGTGAAGATGAAGATGGAGAATGCTTTAAGAGAAGGGTACTTGCAGAAGCACACCTTGATTACATCTACACTCAGCACCATAATCATCCTTGA